Sequence from the Paenibacillus tundrae genome:
TCAGTGGAGAGTAGTGAGACCGAGAACATCGCGATTACCGTCCAGGATAAGAAGTTTGGCAGTGTAACGAGCGTTTGCGTGACTCGCTTGAACCTTTTGCCCCCAAGCTCCGAGAACATGATAGCAATGGCTACGGAACCTAATGTTCCACACAAAATGAACATCGTGTTAAGAAACAAAGTGTTGGCGATAACCTTTAACGTATCCGTCGATTCAATAAAAAAACTGAAGTTTTTCAAGCCTACAAATTCGCTACCGGTTATCCCTTTGATCGGGTTAAAATCTTGGAATGCAATAACGATTCCGCCCATAGGTAGATAGGAGAAAATAAAAATGACAGCAATTCCGGGCAAAGCCAGCAAATAAAGCAAATAGTTTTTTTTCATTTCTGCAAGGAAACCTGTTTTTTCTCCTCGCACGAGATTTCCGGTTTGAAGAGAAACATTGCTCTTCATATGTCACAGCCTCCTATCATTTTCTCTTTCTCTATTCAAACGACTTCCTTTAAGCAATTTAAATATAGCATTGGGCTGAATAATGATAAATGCGGATTCTTTTGGTCAGTATGTATGTTTTTTTAGAGGATGTTAAGGACGTATTGTAACTACAATTTGATTCTAATCCAACTGTTAATCGCTTTAAAAGAGACACTCTACTCACACTAAGACGTTTATCTAATCAGCAATGGTACGCGTTGTCGTCCTTGGAACGGAACAAACACTTATACGTACAATAAGACAAAGAAGCCGCTAAAATAGCGACTTCAATGGAACCATGTTTTATCCCTCGACTGAGTTTGAATATCAAACTTATTCTTTAATTAAAATACTTCCGCTTTCAAAATAGCTTTTTGAATTGCTTCTGCCTTAATATGTTGTACTTGATCAGGTTTCTCACTCATACCCTCAACAAATATAGCTTCTACATCCTCAACGCCCATCAAATTCATAACAGCCTTCAGATAGCTATGACTATATTCAACATGATTAAACTTCCCGTGAGAAAGTACTGTCCCAGATGCTTGAATGTGCATTACTTTTTTTCCTTGCTGTGTACCCGTTAACCCAGCCAATCCCCGTAGTCCATTATCTGCTCGTTTAACTGTTTCCCCAATATTTATGATGATGTCTATATATGCCTTCAAAACGGATGGAAAAGAATAATTCCAAACGGGATTGACTATCACTATTTTATCTGAATCTTTGAATTGTTGAATGAGCTCATGCATTCGTATCACGTCTTTCTTTGTCTCTTCGCGTAGTTTATCAAAAGCATCACCATATGGTGGTTGCCCCCAGTGTCCTAGGATATCGGCATCGATTTGTGGAAGATCTGTATGGTACAGATCGAGATGAGAGATAACATCTTTTGGATTAAACTTTTTGTACGTTTTAATAAATTGGTTACCCACGGACAAACTGTAGGTATCCGTGTTGAGAGGATGAGCTGTTACATACAATACATTTGACATAATTCTGTACACACTCCTTTTATTATGTTTCGGTTTCGATAAATTGATCGAAAACATGTAAATTTACATTTCAACTTAACTTAAAATGCTCTTCTACGTAATTCACTTAATATCGGTAATGTAATTAATATAGTTACATTTATTTAATATGTCAATATACGGTTAAGATCACCTGGATACAATGGGCTGGTAAGTTTCCTGTGAAGCTGTGTAGAAGCAATACAGCCTGATCTCCCGCTTCCAAGGTAACTGATTTTGCCGACGCTTAAAAGAGATCTCTACTCATACTCAAAGGTTCATCAAAGCGGAAATGGAAGTAACATGACAAAGACCCTTCCACCAATGAAAGGGTCTTATATGCACGTATTTATGAGAATAACTTTGTATGAATAAAAACTTGCTACCTCTTCTTCCCTTTAACTTAGTTAAACAACTTGCGAAGTTCCTCGACTTCGAGGCGGGCAGCTGGCTGGTACGCTGGGCTCTTTACGTAACGCTGGAAGCTGTATAATAACTGTCTTCCCTCCGGCGTTGCCATTAGACTCTCCAGATTGAGCGCTCCCATCAACACTCTCCCATTCCGCACCTGGCACTCCATTAATAGTCCGAGCTTATGATTACGTTCAAAATTATCAATGGTCTGCACAATGGGTTGTAAGTCTTGATTCAGATCATCCAGAATGATGGATGAAGATTCGGAAACGATGCTCCACCATGGATAAGTGGAATACTCCTCTGTGACAAAATGTTCGAAGATCGGATGGTTCTGTTGAATCAACAATCCCATTGTCCCCACGGGAACTTCTCTTTTCATATTTTCCGATATCGAACGGAACATCGGATAAGACCAGAAATCAGTGCTGTAGAAACCTTGAATCGCGTGTTGAATCTGTTTGGGATTTGGGAAAAGTAGAATATCTTCTCCTTGCTCTAGCAGCTCAAGCGCCTGTTCCGAGAGTTCAGTAAATAGATTAAAATTGCTCAGATCCACTTCCTGTTGACTCGGGTAGATCCACAAGTCGTAAGACTTACGGATATCCGTGCCCGGAATAGACAATTTCATCTCCACTTTGGTCATATTGGAGACTTCAGGGATAGGAATACGAAGTTCCGTGATACTCACAATATTTTCTCCATGGACTGCGGGCAGATTAACTTCACCTTCCACAAGGATGATGTCTTCGATCTGATCGCTTTGAAGTACCCATTTCAATTGAAGTCCATCCAATGCTTGCCTCCGGAAGTAACTTAGTTCAATACGTGCTTCGAACAATTCTCCGGCTTGATAATTATATTTAGGGAATCTCGCCAGCAGCACAGCATCGGAACAGAACGTTCTCCACTCCTCAGGTGTAATCATGCCCTTGGAATCCATGAACGCGTCCAGCACACCTACCAGCGCTGTTCCCTGACCACTGAAATCCTGGAGATCCAGCAGTTGGAACCCGGCTAGTTGCTGCGAACGAAAAGCGGCTTCCAGTTCCTCCTTGTAACATTGAACTGCGAGTTTACCCGAGGCTCTGAAGTAGGCTGCCGCCAGATGTCCCAGTCCCTTCGCTTCCAGACGCTCCCGAAACACTTCGAAGTTCTTCGCTTTGAGAGAACCCGTATACTTGCTAATTTCATCGAAATTAGGAAATGTGGCGTACTGTCCAATTTCATGCGAGATGACCGGTACATGTGAGACAAGTTGATCGCTTCCGGCTTCGGCCTGTACTGTTTTGGAGCCTGTCCCATATTGAATCTGAATCTCTTTCCTCCCCGTTTGTGTAGAAGCGTCAGCATCGCTTCCTTGCTCAGGTGTAATGTTCGAATCATAATCTTTCAACGTGTTGGGCAAATCGGTCTGCACATGACCTAGCGGAGCATCACACATTGCATACGATCCTCTGAACAGACGCTCTTTGGAGAAACGTACTCCACAGAAAAACTCACTTTCCTCCAGAATGTCCGGCACAAACTGAAAGTTATTGGAACCTTCGGTGTATAAATGACGATGATCATATGCCTTGTAATCCTTCAGGATCGAATTCAATTTGTCCTTGCTTCCCCATAGTTCATTGCCCATGGACATCATGACAAATGAGGGATGATTACCAAAAGTCTTCAGCATCGCAAATCCCTCGCTAATCAGGTAATCCTGCTCTGCTTGATTGTGCCCTTCCGAGGATTCATCCGTAATCGTTCCCCAGAACGGGAGCTCTGGCTCCATGTAGATACCGAGCAGATCCGCTGCAATAAAAGCAGCTTCTGGAGGACAACAGGTATGGAAACGGTAGTGATTGATACCGTAGGACTTAGAGATAGAGAGAATGCGAATCCATTCATCCACATCGGTTGGCGCGTATCCCGTTAGCGGAAAGATCAGCCCATCATGTTTACCTCGAAGAAACGTTTTACGGCCATTAATGGTGAATTTGTCTCCAGCCGCTCGGAATTCTCGTAATCCCGTCCATACTTTGGTGGAGTCCAATACTTCACCGTTCTGATCTTGCAGATGAATATGTAGTTGGTACAGGTTAGGTTCATCATCACTCCATAACATGGCATCTTCGCCAATCTTGTACATCAGCTGGATCTCCTGCGAATCCGGGGTGAATATCTGTTCCTCCGTCGTAAACACCGGATCTGCACTGACCGCAACAGCTGATACCACAATTTGCACGTCTTGCAGCTCACCGACAAGTGCTGCCTTAATCTCCAAAGATCGAGTTGCCAGAACAGGGTAGACTTGGACATTATCCAGAAAAACACGCTCGAAAAATTGAAGTTCCAACTTCCCTGTAATCCCGTTCCAATTCGTCTGTGTGTCCTCGGAAGTAAGGTGACCTCCTTTGGTTGGATACTCGGTATTGTCCACTCGAATCGTAATTGTATGCGTTCCAGCGGTTAGCCCTGCCTCAATCTGGTAACGGTGAGGCGTGTTCAGACTGTTACGTGTCCCTAACTCTTCACCATCGATCCAGACTGTCGTAACTCTCGTACGTTCCAGGTGTAAGAAGCAACGTTTGTCAGCCAAGTGCTCTGGGATTTCGATCTCTCGTGAAAACCATGCATACCCCTCAAATAGATATTCATCTGTCAGTGCACCTATTAACAGATTTTCGTTTTTCTTGCCCTTGGCCGCATGAGATGTCGTATTTGGCAATGTTATAACGTCTGAAAAATTCAAACCACGTTCTATCTTATGTTCATCGAGTTGCAGTTTCCAGGTACCCTCCAGATTTAGTGCAGCTATCATGACAATATCCCCTTTTGGCTTCATTGTATTTGATACTAGTAATCGCTTACAAATCACAAAAAACGTTTTCGAATATCATACCTGTATTATAAACTCGATTGATGCTCCTAGCATAGTTTATTTCACCTGAATGGGATGGAGTAAAAGAACTTGTACTGATAAAAAAAGAAGTCGCTAAAATAGCGACTTCAATGGAACTATGTTTTGTTCCTCATACCTGGCGGAATAGTGACTTCAATTAATGGGAAAATGACAGCTCCACTTCATTCGAATTCAGTGTTCATATCCAAAAATCGTGCCAGTGCCCTTCAAGCTGATCTTCAAGCTTCTTCACTGATTGCTCATAACATGCAGATAAAAGTTCAAATCATTTTCAAGATGCTTTTTCATCAACTCTTCTGCCCTTTCACCATCTCTAGACTTAATCGCAACGTAAATTTCTTCATGCTCATCGATCAGATGAGGGCGATTATAGATCACAACTGTTTTTCTGAACAAATAAATAATAGCTTGCATCCGATCTATAATATCAATCATGAGCGGATTATTACTCGCTTTTACAATGTCATTATGGAAACTTTCGTTGGCTGACATAATCTCATCTTTTGTCCCTGTTCTCCCAATCTCCACATACTTATACAGTTCTTCAATCTCGTTGTCCTTCAGAAAATTCGCCGCGCATTTGGCAGAATACCCTTCAAGCAATATACGAACATTAAATAAATTACGTAAATCCTTTTCGGTAGGTTTAACCACTTTTTTCTGAACAATTAATCCTTCGTTCTCCAGCTTACGTATCGAATCTCTTATGGGCGTTCTGCTCACTCCAAGCTCAGCAGCGAGCTTCTCTTCAACAATCTTCGTACCGCTAGAAAGTTCACCGCTTAAAATCTTGTCTCGGAGAATTTCATAACATTGATGATACGCCGGTCGTGAACTATTATTTTCATGCACTAACTTCACCTCAGTCTCATTTCTCATATAAGTATAGTACCAAATTATGTTCATAAAATCATTCCATTAAGCGATATCCACTAATGAAAGTATACGTATTTTTATAAATTGTATACAAAATAATATTTTAATGTATACAATTTTATATTTTTAGTATACAATGAAAACGCAATCAACGATGTAAGCGGTTGCTGAGGACACGATTGATGCTGCTCTTCAAGTCTCATCAATGTTCTTCGTATTTCGCTCGCTGAACAATATCCATTTACGGGCATAGAAGCCCTCGCTTAGAAACGTATTAGGAGGAAATATCATGGCTAAAAAAGTAGGATTTATTGGACTCGGAATCATGGGGAAACCGATGGCTCTTAATCTCAGAAAAGCAGGACACGAATTAACCGTTAATGATCTGAATCAGGAAGCGGTTCAAATATTGCTAGACTCAGGTGCAACTGCAGCTTCCTCACCAAGAGAAGTCGCTGAGAACTGTGAAATTATCATTACTATGCTCCCTGCATCTCAACATGTAAAAGCTGTTGTTTTGGGTGAACAAGGTATTTTATCTGGAGCAAAAGAAGGCTCAATCATTATTGATATGAGCTCCATCACTCCTGCCGTTTCCATTGCTCTTGCAGAAGAAGCTGCAAAAAAAGGCGTTGGCTTTTTGGATGCACCCGTTAGCGGCGGAGAGCCTAAAGCCATTGATGGTACTTTAGCAATTATGGTAGGCGGCAAAGAGAGCGTATTCGAAGCTGCCAAATCCGTTTTGTTTGATTTGGGAACAGCTGTCACCTTGGTTGGAGATAGTGGATGTGGAGTTACTGCGAAGCTCGCTAACCAGATCATTGTTAACTTAAATATAGCTGCAATGTCCGAAGCGCTTGTTCTGGCAGCTAAAGCGGGGATCGATATCGAGAAAATGTATCAGGCAATTCGAGGCGGATTAGCAGGTAGTGCAGTTCTTGATGCCAAAGTTCCACTGATTCTCGAAAGAAACTTTGCTCCAGGAGGTACGATTGCGATCAATATGAAGGATATTACTAACGTAATGGATACCGCACATGAGATTGGAGTACCTCTTCCATTGTCTAGTCATCTGTTAGAAATATTCCATGCGCTGAAGGTTGATGGGAAACTAATGGATGACCACGGCGGGATCGTACAATATTATGAAAAGTTAGCGAATGTCGAAGTAAGGGGTCTTGACCATGCAAACAAATAACCGGTCTGTAGATGAAGTTTTCAGCCAAATTCCTTCTCTTGATACGAATCTTGTCAACGACATTATCGAACAAGAACTTCAACATTTTAATCCCAAAATCATCGTTTTGGATGACGATCCAACAGGTGTTCAAACCGTACATGGGATCTCAGTCTATACAGATTGGTCTATTGAAAGTATCGACAGAGGGTTTAAGGAAGATCATTCTATGTTCTTTATCCTTACTAACTCTCGTGGATTTACATCCGCTGAGACGACAAAAGCACATCAGGAAATTGCTGCTAACATCGTAGCAGCCGCCCAAATAAACAATCGGGAATTCATTGTTATCAGCCGTGGTGATTCTACACTTCGAGGCCACTACCCGCTTGAAACTGAGGTGTTAAAAGATACTATTGAAGCCAAATCAGATATACGTTTTGACGGTGAAATACTCCTTCCTTTCTTCAAAGAAGGCGGGCGCTTCACAATTGATAACATACACTACGTTCAATATGATAATGAACTTATTCCTGCAGGAGAAACAGAATTTGCTAAAGATCGCACCTTCGGCTACACCAGCTCACACTTAGGTGAATGGGCTGAAGAAAAGTCAAATGGGAAGTATCAAGCTGAACATATGACTTATATCTCACTTGAAAGTCTGCGTGCTATGAACATTGAGCTCATTGAGCAGCAGTTGTTGAATGTGGTGGATTTCAACAAAGTTATTGTGAATGCGGTTGACTATACGGATGTACAGATCTTCACTATTGCTCTAATTAAAGCCATCAACAAAGGCAAACAATTTATGTTTAGAAGTGCTGCTGCACTTACAAAGGTCATTGGAGGCGTAAGTGACAAAAGCCTGCTAACTCGTGACGAGATGATGAGTGAAGACACAGACCATGGCGGATTAGTCATCATTGGATCACATGTTCAAAAAACAACGGAACAATTCAAAGAATTGAAGAAGTCCAGTGTAATAGAATTTGTTGAATTTAACGTCCATCTTGTTTTGGAACCCGTTCAATTCAAGAACGAACTTAATAGAGTCGTTGAAACAACCAACAAACTGATTCTTCGAGGTAAAAATGTAGCTGTCTATACCAAAAGAGAGCGCTTAGATCTTGGGGAGGACAGAAAAGAAGATGAGTTAAAACTATCCGTAAAAATTTCGGACGCAGTAACGAGTATTGTCAAACGTTTAGAAGTACGACCAGCCTACATTATTGCTAAAGGTGGCATTACATCAAGCGATATTGGAACCAACGGTCTTGAAGTTAAACGAGCTACTGTTGCCGGACAGATTCGTCCTGGTATTCCAGTGTGGACAACAGGAGACGAGAGTAAGTTTCCCGGAATCTCATATGTCATCTTCCCTGGGAATGTGGGCACTAACACGGATTTAAGAGAAGTTGTTGAAATGTTGAGCAAGAAGTAATTCAACTAAGGTTAGTATGGCCAGACTGTGAGGAGTAACACTGATATATAAATAATAAAAAACCATATTAGTGCCTCCTTACTTTGCGGTTACTCTTATTATGCAAATAAAGAAATGAGGAAATTATATGCCAATTCTCTCCGTTACACTAGGGGTCATTTTACTGCTTGTATTAATGATGGCTTTTAAGTTAAACGCTTTCATATCATTGATTATTGTCTCCCTAGCCGTTGGCGTGCTGGAAGGAATGACTCCGATTCAAGCTGTCGAATCCATCGAAGCTGGTTTAGGCGGAACACTTGGTCATTTAACGATGATCATTATTTTTGGAGGAATTCTGGGTAAATTAATGACCGATTCTGGTGGTGCACAGCGTATTGCAACGACCATGATCAGTGCCTTTGGTCAAAAACGGACTCAGTTGGCAGCCGTTATTACAGCAGCTATTGTTGGAATCGCTTTATTCTTTGAAACTGGGGTAGTCGTGTTAATTCCATTGGTATTTACCATCGCAAGAGCTGCACGTGTACCCGTTCTATATCTCGGAATGCCCGTTATTGCAGCACTTATAACCATGCACGGATTCGTTCCTCCCCACCCTGGTCCTACAGCCGTTGCGAATGTGTTTGGGGCGAATATCGGATTAACGATGATCTTAGGCATACTTGTTGCAATCCCTGCATTCATCCTTGCCGGTCCTGTGTATACGAAGCTGTTTAAAAAAGAAGCATTGGAAATCGATATCCCGAAGGGTCTATTTAATCCTAAGGAATTTAAGGAAGAAGAGCTGCCTAAGTTCGGAATCAGTCTTTTCACAGCACTTCTACCTGTCATTTTGATTGCACTTCAAACTTTTGTTGAGATCTTTGCACCTGAATCAGCAATTTCATCCGTAACTGATTTCATTGGTAATGCAAATGTCGCTTTATTGATTTCAGTCTTAGTAGCTATTTTCACTTTTGGACTAAACCTAGGCAAGAAAATGCCAGAGATTATGAAATCTCTAAGTGAGTCTGTCAGCGGAATTGGAATGATTCTTTTAATTATCGCAGGTGGTGGCGCGTTCAAGCAGGTGTTGATCGATAGTCATATTGACCAATATATCTCTGACCTTATGGCAGGCTCTACTCTATCTCCTCTCATCCTAACCTGGTTGATTGCAGCCATCTTGAGAATTGCCGTTGGTTCAGCAACTGTAGCTGGTATGACAGCAGCTGGCATTGCGGCACCACTGGTTGCTGCCACGGGAGTAAGTCCAGAACTCATGGTTTTAGCCGCTGGTGCAGGAAGCGTAACGTTCTCACACGTAAACGATGCAGGATTCTGGATCTATAAGGAGTACTTTAATCTTACGATAGGCAAAACAATAAAAACCTGGTCAGTCATGGTAACGATTATTTCATTGGTTGGACTAGCTGGTGTTCTGATTCTAGATATGTTTATGTAAGAATAATAGTACAACAACCCAAGCAGGATGGACTCCTGCTTGGGTTGTTTGTCTTTATCTATAATTGGATAATTCATAACATATAAGCAGTCAATCTATATTAGTCCAAGAGGCTAAAGATCTGAATGCTCTCCACCTTGGCATCCTTGATATGAAACGACATCACATCCACATAATTGGATGGCTCGTAACGGAAGTCATCCTCCTCATCTGGGGCTCCATTACCAAGCAGTTTCCCCTCAGGGTAGGCATTTTTGAGTGTATCCAGACTATCTCCTGCTTTAATGTTACGCACTGTCGTGTACTTGGGATCTGTAATTTCGATATGGAAGATGGAGTCTTGTTTCCCCTCCGGTATACTGATTGTTTTGATCTCTAGACCAGGATACGTATAAACCTTTTCTGTAAAACCGATTAGTGTATCCATGTTTGTTCCATCATCGGCACTGTACGTATGAGATTTCAGGTTATCCGGTTTGCCCAGCATCTGTTCCATCTGATCTTCATTCGCTGTATCCGAAATCGCAATAGTGTGCTCATTATAGACAAAAGCAAGCTCCTTCAGCACCACATTGCCTTCCTTCTCGATCGAACCTTCCTTGATTGCTTCAGCACTCTGTTCTTCCGAATTTCCCGAAGCAGGTGCAGTAGAGTTGGATGCTTCTTCGCCTTTAGCCTGTTCGTCGGGCGTGTTATTTTCAGCCGAGTTCTGTGCCGCTTCTGGCGACTTGGCACTATTGGACTGGCAGCCCGCCAGTGCCATCGTTAGTAAAATACTCATCATTACAAAACCTGCAGTTTTCTTTGTTAATTTCATCATGATCCCTCCATAAATGTGTGATTTCTTCTTATGAAGTGATTATATAAAAAGCATTTGTTAGTCTGATAACAGAATTGTACCAATCTTGTAACGTACCTATTTAGTCTTGGGTTTAGATATGGGTTTATGCGCGAGGCAACACAATCGTGATAGTAGTCCCTTTGCCTAACTCGCTTTCCATGTCGATATATCCGTTAAACCGCTCTACAATCTCTTTGCAGATCGAAAGTCCAAGACCTGAACCGTTCGCTGTGCTTGCATTTTTCGCCCGGTAAAATCGTTCCTGCACTCGCTCCAGCTCATCGCCCGCGATACCTATACCTTGATCACGTATCCGAATGACCACCTCGCTTGGCGTATGCTCCATCTCCACTTCAATCTGCGAATGACTGCCTGAATATTTAATGGCATTGTCCACTAAGTTAGCGATTGCATGGGACATCAGCATTGGATTAACGTTGGCGCAGACTTTTGTCAGACCTTCATCCGCCGGGTCTCTCTCCGTCTTATTAATTATGATCTTGATTCCTTTATCGTTCGCTTTGGCTTCCATATTCAATGCGACTTGCTGAATCAGTTCGTTCATTTCCGTTTTCTCCACTTCCAGTTCTTCAGAACCAGCCTTGTCGAATCGGGATAGCAACAACAGTTCATTAATCAAGCGCGTCAGCCGATCCGATTCCTGCAACAGATGAGCATAGATTTTTTGCAGTTCCTTATTCTCGTTCTCCCCTTCTACCAAGTATTGAGAGAAGCCACGAATGGCTGCCAAGGGTGTTTTTAACTCGTGTGATACGTTGGAGACAAATTGTTTCTGATACTGAATGTAATCATGAAGCTGGCGTCCCATGGAATCCAGCCCATCTGCCAGCATACCCAGCTCATCCTTACGGTTTAGATGAATTCTCCGGAATTCCTGTCTAGAGAAATTTTGCACAGCGCCAAGCAACAGCTTAATCGGCTTAGTTGTGTTGCGGGCAATCCATAGACTGGATAACGTAATCAGTACAATAAATCCACCCGCACCCACAAATAAGATATAACGGATTTGATCCATAATCGCATAAAAGTAAGAAATATCCTCCACGAACTCATACACATAAGCGTTTTCGTAGAATTGATTCTGAATAGGCGTCGCAAAATAAAGCAGATGATCATCCGTTACGGTGTATGCATAGCTGCCGCCCAAGGCTTTCTCAATATTTTTCTCGAAAATATGCGGTTTGCCATCATTAATGATGATGCCATCTACAGCCAAGCCTATTAACTGCTTGGAGCTGTCATAGATACGCACTTCTTTACCTGAAGCTTTCAACTTCTCCAGAGCCAGTCTGACGATTTCCGTAGTCTGCGGCTCCCCTGATGATGACCTATGCTGTGCCAGCACCTCACGAAAGGACAGCTCGGACAGATCTGCCTTCTCCATCATCTGTTTTTCAATGGTGATGAAGCTGTAGTAATCGATGGCTTTATTGACCGCAAATATGATGATGCCAAAGGACAACACGGAGAAAAATAAATAATTCAGCAGTAGCCGAGTTGCGTACTTCAGGTCTCGCCACCCCCAAGCTGATAGCCAAATCCATAGATCGTCCTGACATACTTCGGTTCGTCTGCGTCATCCTCCAGCTTCTTCCGTAATCGCATGATGGTCATATCCACACTGCGACTGTCTCCCATAAAGTCATATCCCCATCCGATCTGCAGCAGCTCATCCCGGGTAAAGATTTTGTCTGGCCTTTTGAGTAACGTTTCCAGAATCTTAAACTCTTTAGCCGTTAAAGACACGGGTACACCATTTTTCAGCACCCTTCGGCTTTCCAGATCAAATGTCAGCTCTTCATGAATAATGCGTGTAGATCTCACTTCTGTTCCTTCACTTGATTCCTCCTTACTCTCGTTTCTTCTCAGAATCACCTTGATCCGAGCGAGCAATTCACGGTTGTCAAAGGGTTTGGTCATATAGTCTTCCGCGCCTAGCTCTAGTCCGAGCACCTTGTCGATGACCTCATTTTTGGCAGAGAGCATGATCACAGGAACGGCAAGTTTCCCGGTGATTTCCTTGCACAGGTCATATCCGGAGCAGTCAGGCAGCATTAGATCTAGAACCACCAGATCTGGCTGAAAAGAATCCAGCAATTGCAGTCCGGTTTTACCATCTTCTGCAGTTTGCACATCGTACTTTTCTCGCCTCAGCACAAGCTCAATTAAATCTCTAATTGCGGCTTCATCGTCAATGACAAGTATTTTCTTCAATGTACTGTACCCCCCTTCTAGCCTCTTTCCCAGTTTGAATCATCATTACCTTCATCTTAGCACAGACACTTTAAATTCCTCCACCAACTGAAAAATGAGGTCTATTCCACTGAGCCCAACATAACTTGTAATAAACCCGAAGAAAGGAGAACAAACCATGGATCTGCTCTGGGTACTCATTGTTGGTGGACTTATTGGCTGGTTAAGCGGCAACTTGATTGGACGGGACGTACCGGGCGGTGTTCTTGGAAACGTTATTGCGGGTTTTATCGGCTCCTGGTTAGGAACGGAATTGCTAGGACCAAGGGGGCCTGTGATTGGCGGGTTTCATATTATTCCAGCCATTGTTGGCTCTATTATTGCCCTGCTCATCTTCTTCGCTCTGGCACGTGGCGGAGCCTTCCGAAGACGTTAACAAAGAGAGGCGGAAATGGATACCGTCGTTCATTAGATAATTTTATAAAGATGCTGCCTTGACATGAAGGAACAAGATAAACACAAAAGAACCGAAAGCATTTCATCGATGGAAGATGAACACTTACGGTTCTTTTTTTATGTGTGCTTCCACCACAACTCCGTTCCTTCCTCATCGACCACTACGTAATCTTGAGCGTGATTTGCTGCTCGGAATGGAATTCACTGCTTTACTTATCGATCAGATAAAGCTTTACAAATATTTTACAAATTCTATCAAAAAAAGAGTTGATTTCTATTCTTTTTATGCTATATTTTACTAGAAATAAAAAAATATCCTAAAAGGAGCAGTCGACAATGAAAAAAATCGCAAAAAAATCGGTACTCATCTTGCTGGCACTGTTTATGCTTCAGATCACCCTCGTCTCGGCAGCTTCTGCGAAGAATTCTCTTACAGCAGGTGAATCACTAACACTAGGTCAATCACTTACATCGAACGACGGAAGATTTACTCTAATCATGCAGACAGATGGAAATCTAGTGCTTTACAAACAAGGAAAGTCGCTTTGGTCTACAAAAACAAGTGGTGCAAAATATCAAT
This genomic interval carries:
- a CDS encoding sensor histidine kinase gives rise to the protein MLSFGIIIFAVNKAIDYYSFITIEKQMMEKADLSELSFREVLAQHRSSSGEPQTTEIVRLALEKLKASGKEVRIYDSSKQLIGLAVDGIIINDGKPHIFEKNIEKALGGSYAYTVTDDHLLYFATPIQNQFYENAYVYEFVEDISYFYAIMDQIRYILFVGAGGFIVLITLSSLWIARNTTKPIKLLLGAVQNFSRQEFRRIHLNRKDELGMLADGLDSMGRQLHDYIQYQKQFVSNVSHELKTPLAAIRGFSQYLVEGENENKELQKIYAHLLQESDRLTRLINELLLLSRFDKAGSEELEVEKTEMNELIQQVALNMEAKANDKGIKIIINKTERDPADEGLTKVCANVNPMLMSHAIANLVDNAIKYSGSHSQIEVEMEHTPSEVVIRIRDQGIGIAGDELERVQERFYRAKNASTANGSGLGLSICKEIVERFNGYIDMESELGKGTTITIVLPRA
- a CDS encoding GlsB/YeaQ/YmgE family stress response membrane protein yields the protein MDLLWVLIVGGLIGWLSGNLIGRDVPGGVLGNVIAGFIGSWLGTELLGPRGPVIGGFHIIPAIVGSIIALLIFFALARGGAFRRR
- a CDS encoding four-carbon acid sugar kinase family protein, translated to MQTNNRSVDEVFSQIPSLDTNLVNDIIEQELQHFNPKIIVLDDDPTGVQTVHGISVYTDWSIESIDRGFKEDHSMFFILTNSRGFTSAETTKAHQEIAANIVAAAQINNREFIVISRGDSTLRGHYPLETEVLKDTIEAKSDIRFDGEILLPFFKEGGRFTIDNIHYVQYDNELIPAGETEFAKDRTFGYTSSHLGEWAEEKSNGKYQAEHMTYISLESLRAMNIELIEQQLLNVVDFNKVIVNAVDYTDVQIFTIALIKAINKGKQFMFRSAAALTKVIGGVSDKSLLTRDEMMSEDTDHGGLVIIGSHVQKTTEQFKELKKSSVIEFVEFNVHLVLEPVQFKNELNRVVETTNKLILRGKNVAVYTKRERLDLGEDRKEDELKLSVKISDAVTSIVKRLEVRPAYIIAKGGITSSDIGTNGLEVKRATVAGQIRPGIPVWTTGDESKFPGISYVIFPGNVGTNTDLREVVEMLSKK
- a CDS encoding gluconate:H+ symporter, giving the protein MPILSVTLGVILLLVLMMAFKLNAFISLIIVSLAVGVLEGMTPIQAVESIEAGLGGTLGHLTMIIIFGGILGKLMTDSGGAQRIATTMISAFGQKRTQLAAVITAAIVGIALFFETGVVVLIPLVFTIARAARVPVLYLGMPVIAALITMHGFVPPHPGPTAVANVFGANIGLTMILGILVAIPAFILAGPVYTKLFKKEALEIDIPKGLFNPKEFKEEELPKFGISLFTALLPVILIALQTFVEIFAPESAISSVTDFIGNANVALLISVLVAIFTFGLNLGKKMPEIMKSLSESVSGIGMILLIIAGGGAFKQVLIDSHIDQYISDLMAGSTLSPLILTWLIAAILRIAVGSATVAGMTAAGIAAPLVAATGVSPELMVLAAGAGSVTFSHVNDAGFWIYKEYFNLTIGKTIKTWSVMVTIISLVGLAGVLILDMFM
- a CDS encoding response regulator transcription factor, whose protein sequence is MKKILVIDDEAAIRDLIELVLRREKYDVQTAEDGKTGLQLLDSFQPDLVVLDLMLPDCSGYDLCKEITGKLAVPVIMLSAKNEVIDKVLGLELGAEDYMTKPFDNRELLARIKVILRRNESKEESSEGTEVRSTRIIHEELTFDLESRRVLKNGVPVSLTAKEFKILETLLKRPDKIFTRDELLQIGWGYDFMGDSRSVDMTIMRLRKKLEDDADEPKYVRTIYGFGYQLGGGET